The following are encoded together in the Pseudidiomarina andamanensis genome:
- a CDS encoding inorganic phosphate transporter, whose amino-acid sequence MDILSTYSMTLIVLAAVFGLFMAWGIGANDVANAMGTSVGSKALTIKQAIIVAMIFEFAGAYLAGGEVTSTIRKGIIESAYFVDTPELLVFGMIGSLLAAGTWLLIASWAGWPVSTTHSIIGAIVGFSAVGVGVESVNWGSVLGIIGSWVITPMIAGIIAYFVFLSAQKLIFDSENPLNMAKRYVPFYMALTGFMISLVTIKKGLKHVGIELTSVEGYSLAIGIGIVVGILGKILISRLKFDPAADKNMHYTNVEKVFAILMIVTACAMAFAHGSNDVANAIGPLAAVVSVVESGGEIASKAKLAWWVLPVGAFGIVLGLAMLGRRVIATIGKGITHLTPSRGFAAELAAATTVVIASGTGLPISTTQTLVGAVLGVGMARGIAALNLGVVRNIVVSWVVTLPAGAIMSIVFFFIIKAAFGV is encoded by the coding sequence ATGGATATTTTAAGCACATATAGCATGACATTGATCGTGCTAGCGGCGGTATTTGGTTTATTTATGGCTTGGGGTATTGGTGCAAATGACGTCGCCAATGCCATGGGAACATCCGTTGGTTCGAAAGCCTTAACCATTAAGCAAGCCATTATTGTTGCGATGATTTTTGAATTTGCTGGCGCCTATTTGGCTGGTGGTGAAGTAACCTCAACTATTCGCAAAGGTATTATTGAGTCAGCCTATTTTGTCGATACCCCAGAATTGCTGGTATTTGGCATGATCGGTTCACTGCTTGCAGCTGGCACTTGGTTGTTAATTGCATCGTGGGCGGGCTGGCCAGTATCAACCACTCACTCAATTATTGGCGCCATTGTCGGCTTCTCAGCCGTTGGTGTTGGTGTTGAGTCGGTAAACTGGGGTTCAGTACTGGGAATTATCGGTAGCTGGGTTATTACGCCGATGATTGCAGGTATTATCGCCTACTTCGTCTTCTTAAGTGCTCAAAAGCTTATTTTTGATAGTGAAAATCCATTGAACATGGCAAAGCGCTATGTGCCTTTTTACATGGCACTGACAGGCTTCATGATTTCGTTGGTGACAATCAAAAAAGGCTTGAAGCACGTTGGTATCGAATTAACCAGTGTTGAAGGGTATTCACTCGCCATTGGTATCGGTATCGTTGTTGGTATCTTGGGTAAAATTCTCATTTCACGTTTGAAATTTGACCCTGCCGCTGACAAAAACATGCATTACACCAACGTTGAGAAAGTATTCGCAATTTTGATGATTGTGACTGCTTGTGCCATGGCATTCGCGCACGGCTCGAATGACGTAGCGAACGCAATTGGTCCACTAGCTGCGGTTGTTAGCGTTGTTGAGAGTGGTGGTGAAATTGCCTCGAAAGCGAAGCTTGCTTGGTGGGTACTTCCGGTTGGTGCTTTTGGTATTGTGCTTGGTTTAGCTATGCTTGGTCGCCGCGTTATTGCGACCATTGGTAAAGGCATCACGCACTTAACGCCAAGCCGCGGTTTCGCCGCTGAATTAGCAGCAGCAACAACCGTTGTTATTGCATCTGGTACAGGTTTGCCAATTTCAACCACACAAACGTTGGTTGGTGCGGTATTAGGTGTTGGTATGGCTCGTGGTATTGCGGCACTTAACTTAGGTGTTGTCCGTAATATCGTGGTGTCGTGGGTAGTGACCCTGCCTGCCGGCGCTATCATGTCGATTGTTTTCTTCTTTATCATTAAAGCCGCGTTTGGCGTTTAA
- a CDS encoding TIGR00153 family protein encodes MSANSFLGVFAKSPIKPMIEHIDQVHDCAMTLKPFFQAVYDGNWEEAEIHRKEIVKKEKAADDLKREIRLNLPGGLFMPVERTDLLELVSQQDRIANKAKDISGLMTGREMQIPASMVEGFDAYLSRCLDATDKAKETIGEFDDLLEVGFKGRERTIVDKMISELDEIEQDTDALQVKLRRQLRALEQDMNPLDAMFLYQILDWVGDLADLAERVGARFELMLARV; translated from the coding sequence ATGTCTGCAAATTCGTTTCTTGGTGTATTTGCCAAGTCACCGATCAAACCAATGATCGAGCATATTGATCAAGTGCACGATTGTGCAATGACCTTAAAACCTTTTTTCCAAGCTGTCTATGACGGTAACTGGGAAGAAGCTGAAATTCACCGCAAAGAAATCGTCAAAAAAGAAAAAGCAGCAGACGATCTTAAACGCGAAATTCGATTGAACCTCCCTGGCGGTTTATTTATGCCCGTTGAACGTACCGATTTATTAGAATTGGTATCGCAACAAGACCGCATAGCGAATAAAGCGAAAGATATTTCAGGCTTGATGACTGGTCGTGAAATGCAAATTCCTGCCTCGATGGTTGAAGGTTTTGATGCGTATTTGTCGCGTTGTTTAGATGCAACGGATAAAGCGAAAGAAACCATCGGTGAATTTGATGACCTGCTTGAGGTTGGTTTTAAAGGCCGTGAGCGGACTATCGTCGATAAAATGATTTCTGAACTGGACGAAATTGAGCAAGATACTGATGCGCTGCAAGTAAAGCTGCGTCGTCAGTTGCGTGCGCTTGAGCAGGATATGAACCCGCTTGATGCCATGTTCTTGTATCAAATTTTAGATTGGGTTGGTGATTTAGCCGACCTAGCCGAGCGCGTGGGTGCACGTTTTGAGCTCATGCTTGCACGAGTCTAA
- a CDS encoding TerC family protein, which translates to MFEWIMMPEAWLALLTLTLLEIVLGIDNIIFISILVGRLPEAQRQKARQVGLMLAMGMRIALLLAIVWVMGLTKPLFSILEFSFSGRDLILLGGGLFLLAKSTLEIHHSLEGSEAEKSAGKAATFGAIITQIAVIDIVFSLDSVITAVGLVEHVSVMIIAVVVAVLVMLLAAKSIGDFVDAHPTIKMLALSFLILIGFTLVGEGLGFHVPKGYVYFAMAFSLGVELLNLRVRKRREPVHLKKRIGDGH; encoded by the coding sequence ATGTTTGAATGGATCATGATGCCCGAAGCTTGGCTCGCTTTATTAACGCTGACATTGCTCGAAATAGTTCTTGGTATCGACAATATCATTTTTATTTCCATACTCGTTGGTAGATTACCCGAGGCCCAGCGTCAGAAAGCGCGCCAAGTTGGTTTAATGCTCGCGATGGGAATGCGAATTGCATTGCTGTTGGCGATAGTCTGGGTTATGGGGCTGACGAAGCCGTTGTTTTCAATTCTCGAATTCTCATTTTCTGGGCGCGATTTGATCTTACTTGGCGGGGGACTGTTTCTTCTTGCCAAAAGTACGTTGGAAATTCATCACTCGCTTGAGGGAAGCGAAGCCGAAAAGTCAGCTGGGAAAGCTGCTACTTTTGGCGCAATTATCACGCAAATAGCGGTTATCGATATCGTGTTTTCGCTCGATTCAGTTATTACGGCCGTTGGATTAGTTGAGCATGTGAGTGTCATGATTATCGCCGTGGTTGTTGCGGTACTAGTCATGTTATTAGCAGCAAAATCAATTGGTGATTTTGTCGATGCCCACCCGACCATTAAAATGCTCGCGTTGAGTTTCTTAATTCTTATTGGCTTTACGTTGGTTGGCGAAGGTTTAGGATTCCACGTTCCAAAAGGCTACGTGTATTTTGCGATGGCGTTTAGCTTGGGCGTAGAACTACTGAATTTGCGAGTGCGAAAGCGTCGCGAGCCTGTTCACTTGAAGAAACGTATTGGCGACGGACATTAG
- a CDS encoding DUF481 domain-containing protein — translation MRLTLLSLTLATAFGFASSAASASIFMYDDVSDLDTETKTEWDASAELGLLFTSGNTETETFKAKLNLARDVENWRHKGVIDYYRSEQQDQATGDTILTGDKTFLSAQSNYKFAPESRSSVFVFGSYEEDKFSGYEYQGTFAVGYGARYRYSEALYADYEVGPGYSVNKPIVGGIPQEQESSAILRFAGNLVWDISKNSKFNALASTEVGEENTKTRAEISVSANVNSSLALKFSVAGSHNSYLEDVTKEKLDTETAVTLVYSF, via the coding sequence GTGCGCTTAACATTATTATCATTAACTCTAGCTACGGCTTTTGGGTTCGCTAGCTCAGCTGCGTCGGCAAGTATTTTTATGTATGACGATGTCAGTGATTTAGATACTGAAACAAAAACGGAATGGGACGCGAGTGCAGAATTGGGCTTGCTGTTCACCTCAGGAAATACCGAAACTGAAACCTTCAAGGCCAAGCTGAATCTTGCTCGCGATGTTGAGAATTGGCGCCACAAAGGGGTCATTGATTACTATCGCTCGGAACAACAAGATCAAGCGACAGGTGATACGATTCTAACCGGCGATAAGACATTCCTGTCAGCACAAAGTAACTACAAATTTGCGCCAGAAAGTCGCTCTTCTGTGTTTGTTTTTGGCTCATATGAAGAAGATAAATTCAGTGGTTACGAGTATCAAGGCACTTTCGCTGTGGGTTATGGTGCACGCTACCGCTATAGCGAAGCATTGTATGCGGACTATGAAGTGGGTCCTGGTTACTCGGTCAATAAACCAATTGTTGGCGGAATTCCACAAGAACAAGAAAGCAGTGCAATTTTGCGTTTTGCGGGTAACCTTGTTTGGGATATCTCGAAGAACTCGAAGTTCAATGCATTAGCCTCAACTGAGGTTGGTGAAGAAAACACCAAGACACGTGCAGAAATTTCTGTTTCCGCGAACGTGAATAGTTCGCTTGCGTTGAAATTCTCAGTAGCAGGCTCTCACAACTCCTATCTTGAAGATGTAACGAAAGAAAAGCTGGATACCGAAACAGCGGTAACCCTCGTTTACTCTTTCTAA
- the fba gene encoding class II fructose-bisphosphate aldolase (catalyzes the reversible aldol condensation of dihydroxyacetonephosphate and glyceraldehyde 3-phosphate in the Calvin cycle, glycolysis, and/or gluconeogenesis), translating to MALISLRQLLDHAAENNYGVPAFNVNNLEQMRAIMEAADATDSPVIVQASAGARSYAGAPFLRHLILAAIEEWPHIPVVMHQDHGTSPAICQRSIQLGFSSVMMDGSLKEDGKTPADYDYNVKVTQEAVAMAHACGVSVEGELGVLGSLETGEAGEEDGVGAEGKLTHDQLLTDPEEAAQFVRATNVDALAIACGTSHGAYKFSRPPTGDILAIDRIKEIHKRIPNTHLVMHGSSSVPQEWLKVINEFGGEIPETYGVPVEQIAEGIKHGVRKVNIDTDLRLASTGAIRRHLAQNTSNFDPRKYLKASTDAMYEICKARYEAFGCAGQASKIKVISLEDMFKRYERGELDAKVN from the coding sequence ATGGCATTGATTTCACTACGTCAGTTGCTTGATCATGCAGCTGAAAACAATTACGGCGTACCTGCATTTAACGTGAACAACCTCGAGCAAATGCGCGCCATTATGGAAGCTGCAGATGCAACCGACAGCCCGGTAATCGTGCAAGCTTCAGCTGGCGCACGTAGCTATGCGGGAGCCCCATTTTTGCGTCACCTCATTTTGGCAGCAATTGAAGAGTGGCCACATATTCCAGTGGTTATGCACCAAGATCACGGCACCTCGCCAGCTATTTGTCAGCGTTCAATTCAGCTTGGCTTCAGCTCAGTGATGATGGACGGTTCGTTGAAAGAAGATGGAAAAACACCAGCAGACTACGACTACAACGTGAAAGTCACCCAAGAAGCTGTCGCCATGGCGCACGCTTGTGGTGTTTCGGTTGAAGGCGAATTAGGTGTTTTAGGCTCGCTTGAAACAGGTGAAGCTGGCGAAGAAGACGGTGTTGGTGCAGAAGGTAAATTAACGCATGACCAATTGTTAACCGACCCAGAAGAAGCAGCACAGTTTGTTCGTGCAACGAATGTTGATGCGTTGGCGATTGCTTGCGGAACCTCGCATGGTGCGTATAAGTTCTCGCGTCCACCAACTGGTGATATTTTGGCGATTGATCGCATCAAAGAAATCCATAAGCGCATTCCAAATACGCACTTGGTCATGCACGGTTCATCATCAGTACCGCAAGAGTGGTTAAAGGTAATCAACGAGTTTGGCGGTGAAATTCCAGAAACCTACGGTGTACCAGTAGAGCAAATTGCTGAAGGCATCAAACACGGTGTACGTAAAGTGAATATCGATACCGATTTACGTTTGGCCTCAACCGGTGCGATTCGTCGCCACTTGGCACAAAATACCAGCAACTTTGATCCGCGTAAGTACTTGAAGGCTTCAACTGACGCTATGTACGAAATTTGTAAGGCGCGTTACGAGGCGTTTGGCTGTGCAGGTCAAGCCAGCAAAATTAAAGTAATATCGCTTGAAGACATGTTTAAGCGCTACGAACGGGGCGAATTAGACGCTAAAGTGAACTAA
- a CDS encoding phosphoglycerate kinase → MSAVITMADLDLEGLRVLIREDLNVPIKDGKVASDARLRAAMPTIQAALDAGAKVMVMSHLGRPEEGVYDAEFSMQPVVDYLNDALDVPVRLAKDYLDGIEVNSNEVVVFENIRFNKGEKKNDDVLAQKLAALCDVFVMDAFGTAHRAQASTHGVAKFADVACAGPLLAAELDALGKALANPARPLVAIVGGSKVSTKLTVLESLSNVVDQLIVGGGIANTFIAAAGHNVGKSLYEEDLIDEAKRLVAAAQAKGGDIPLPSDVVTGKEFSAEANAETKSVDSIAADDMVFDIGPDTASAFAKILEQAGTIVWNGPVGVFEFDQFGEGTKALAHAIANSPAFSIAGGGDTLAAIDKYGIADKISYISTGGGAFLEFLEGKKLPAVAILEERALNG, encoded by the coding sequence ATGTCAGCTGTAATTACCATGGCGGATTTGGATCTTGAAGGATTGCGAGTTCTTATTCGCGAAGATTTAAACGTACCGATTAAGGATGGCAAGGTCGCCTCTGATGCACGTTTACGTGCAGCAATGCCGACTATCCAAGCAGCACTTGATGCCGGCGCAAAAGTGATGGTGATGTCACATTTAGGTCGCCCAGAAGAAGGTGTGTACGACGCTGAGTTCTCTATGCAACCTGTCGTTGACTACTTAAACGACGCATTAGACGTGCCGGTTCGCCTTGCGAAAGATTATCTTGATGGTATCGAAGTCAATAGCAACGAAGTGGTGGTGTTTGAAAACATTCGCTTCAATAAAGGTGAAAAGAAAAACGATGATGTCTTGGCACAAAAGCTAGCAGCTCTGTGTGATGTGTTCGTGATGGATGCATTTGGTACTGCTCACCGTGCGCAGGCCTCAACGCATGGCGTTGCGAAATTCGCGGATGTTGCGTGTGCCGGCCCGTTATTGGCTGCAGAACTGGATGCACTTGGTAAAGCGCTTGCGAACCCAGCTCGTCCGCTGGTAGCCATTGTGGGTGGTTCGAAAGTTTCAACTAAACTCACGGTTCTGGAATCATTATCTAACGTTGTGGATCAATTGATTGTTGGTGGCGGTATAGCCAATACGTTTATTGCTGCCGCCGGCCATAACGTTGGTAAGTCATTGTACGAAGAAGACTTAATTGATGAAGCCAAGCGTCTTGTCGCCGCGGCGCAAGCAAAGGGTGGAGATATCCCACTCCCAAGCGACGTGGTTACTGGTAAAGAGTTTAGCGCTGAAGCTAATGCAGAAACTAAATCTGTCGACAGTATTGCCGCCGATGACATGGTATTTGATATTGGTCCAGATACTGCATCCGCTTTTGCAAAGATTCTTGAACAAGCCGGTACGATTGTGTGGAATGGTCCTGTTGGAGTATTTGAATTCGATCAATTCGGTGAAGGCACCAAAGCTCTCGCTCACGCTATTGCCAACAGCCCAGCGTTTTCGATTGCTGGTGGTGGCGATACACTTGCAGCAATTGATAAGTACGGCATCGCTGATAAAATCAGCTACATCTCAACCGGTGGCGGTGCCTTTTTAGAGTTTTTAGAAGGTAAAAAATTACCTGCTGTCGCGATTCTGGAAGAACGCGCGTTGAACGGCTAA
- the epd gene encoding erythrose-4-phosphate dehydrogenase gives MGVKPARIGINGFGRIGRSVLRSLYERGYRNHMEVVAINELAPVEAMAHLLKYDTSHGRFQSPVAVRDEHHLEVGGDRIVVSAESEIQNLNWRDLGLDLVLDCTGVHGDPEHGAAYEKAGVPKVLFSQPGSADLDFTAIYGVNSDAIEAQHKWVSNGSCTTNCIVPVIKVLDDAFGIDSGAITTIHAAMHDQQVIDAYHTDPRLARAAGRSIIPVDTRLARGIERILPKFAGRFEAIQVRVPTTNVTAMDLSVTVNTSVTVTHVNEVLSDAARGPMASILGFVEEPLVSIDFNHDPRSSIVDGTQTRVADKRLIKVLCWCDNEWGFANRMLDTAQVMLARN, from the coding sequence ATGGGTGTAAAACCAGCTCGTATTGGTATCAATGGATTTGGACGTATTGGGCGCAGTGTGCTGCGCTCTTTGTACGAGCGTGGTTATCGCAACCATATGGAAGTTGTTGCGATTAATGAGCTGGCACCGGTTGAGGCGATGGCACACTTATTAAAATACGATACCAGTCATGGTCGTTTTCAAAGCCCAGTTGCTGTGCGTGATGAACATCATCTTGAGGTTGGCGGTGATCGCATTGTCGTGTCAGCAGAAAGCGAAATTCAAAATTTGAATTGGCGTGATTTAGGACTCGACTTGGTTTTAGATTGTACTGGTGTTCATGGTGACCCTGAGCATGGCGCTGCCTATGAAAAAGCCGGCGTTCCAAAGGTGCTCTTTTCGCAGCCGGGTAGTGCAGATTTAGATTTTACCGCAATTTACGGCGTGAACTCAGATGCCATTGAAGCCCAGCATAAATGGGTATCAAATGGCTCTTGTACCACGAACTGTATTGTGCCAGTTATTAAGGTGCTCGATGATGCGTTTGGTATCGACAGTGGCGCTATCACTACGATTCATGCAGCAATGCATGATCAACAAGTCATCGATGCCTATCATACTGACCCGCGGTTAGCGCGCGCTGCTGGGCGTTCGATTATTCCGGTCGATACGCGACTCGCGCGCGGTATTGAACGAATTTTGCCGAAGTTTGCGGGGCGTTTTGAAGCAATCCAAGTGCGCGTGCCCACAACCAATGTTACAGCCATGGATTTGAGCGTAACGGTCAATACATCGGTAACCGTGACACATGTCAATGAAGTGCTATCTGACGCAGCACGCGGCCCGATGGCAAGTATATTAGGTTTCGTGGAAGAGCCATTGGTATCGATTGATTTTAACCATGACCCGCGTTCGAGCATTGTCGATGGCACCCAAACACGCGTCGCTGATAAGCGACTCATTAAAGTATTGTGTTGGTGCGATAACGAGTGGGGATTTGCAAACCGCATGTTAGATACCGCGCAAGTAATGCTTGCTAGGAATTAG
- the tkt gene encoding transketolase: MTTAVTERKYLANAIRALSMDAVQQANSGHPGAPMGMADIAEVLWRDFLKHNPANPNWADRDRFVLSNGHGSMLIYSLLHLTGYELSLDELKNFRQLHSKTPGHPEYGYAPGIETTTGPLGQGVTNAVGMALAEKTLAAQFNRPGHDVIDHYTYTFLGDGCLMEGISHEACSLAGTLGLGKLIAFYDDNGISIDGEVEGWFTDDTVKRFEAYNWHVIADVDGHDASAVKAAVEAARAETSKPTLIICKTIIGFGAPNKQGTESCHGAPLGADEIAAARKQLGWQHGLFEIPADVYEAWSAKEAGASAEAEWQQRFNAYASEYPELAAELKRRLVGDLPSDFVAQADAYIAKLQAEPADIASRKASQNALNTYGPLLPELLGGSADLAGSNLTLWNGSKGISKDDASGNYVFYGVREFGMSAIMNGIALHGGFTPYGATFLMFMEYARNAVRMAALMKQQSIFVYTHDSIGLGEDGPTHQPVEQIASLRMTPNMSTWRPCDQVESAVAWKYALMRKNGPTSLIFSRQNLAQQQRDKDQLNNIERGGYVLFDCEHTPELILIATGSEVALAVSAAKTLQASGHQVRVVSMPATDVFEQQDANYREQVLPSSVVKRIAVEAGIADYWYKYVGLNGRIIGMTSFGESAPAGDLFKHFGFTTENVVAAAKELLSAWV, translated from the coding sequence ATGACAACAGCAGTAACTGAGCGAAAATACCTAGCCAATGCTATTCGTGCGTTAAGCATGGATGCCGTGCAGCAAGCGAATTCTGGGCATCCGGGCGCGCCTATGGGCATGGCGGATATCGCCGAAGTGCTGTGGCGTGACTTCTTAAAACATAACCCTGCCAACCCGAATTGGGCCGACCGTGACCGGTTTGTTTTATCAAATGGTCACGGCTCGATGTTAATTTATTCACTTTTACACCTCACGGGCTATGAACTTAGTCTTGATGAATTAAAAAATTTCCGTCAATTGCACTCAAAAACACCAGGTCACCCTGAGTATGGTTATGCGCCAGGTATTGAAACCACAACGGGCCCACTCGGACAAGGTGTGACTAACGCGGTTGGTATGGCGCTTGCCGAAAAAACCTTAGCGGCACAATTTAATCGTCCAGGTCACGACGTCATTGATCACTACACCTATACGTTTCTTGGCGACGGCTGCTTGATGGAAGGTATTTCTCATGAAGCATGTTCGCTAGCTGGAACGTTAGGCCTTGGAAAATTAATCGCATTTTATGACGATAACGGCATTTCAATTGACGGTGAGGTTGAAGGTTGGTTTACCGATGATACGGTGAAACGCTTTGAAGCTTATAACTGGCATGTCATTGCTGATGTTGATGGGCATGACGCCTCGGCAGTGAAAGCCGCCGTTGAAGCCGCTCGTGCCGAAACCAGCAAGCCAACGCTGATTATCTGTAAAACTATTATTGGCTTTGGTGCGCCGAACAAGCAAGGCACAGAAAGCTGTCATGGCGCGCCATTGGGTGCGGATGAAATTGCGGCAGCGCGTAAACAATTAGGCTGGCAACACGGGCTATTTGAAATTCCGGCAGATGTTTACGAAGCATGGTCAGCGAAAGAGGCGGGCGCTTCAGCAGAAGCTGAATGGCAACAACGCTTTAACGCCTATGCAAGTGAATATCCTGAGTTAGCGGCTGAATTAAAACGTCGCTTAGTAGGTGATCTACCAAGTGATTTTGTTGCACAAGCCGATGCTTATATTGCGAAATTGCAAGCCGAACCAGCGGATATTGCGAGCCGTAAAGCATCACAGAATGCATTGAATACCTATGGTCCACTATTGCCTGAGCTGCTTGGTGGTTCTGCTGACTTAGCTGGCTCAAACTTAACCTTATGGAACGGCTCAAAAGGTATTAGCAAAGACGACGCTAGCGGTAATTACGTGTTCTATGGCGTGCGTGAATTTGGAATGTCGGCGATTATGAACGGTATCGCACTGCATGGCGGTTTTACGCCATATGGCGCAACCTTTTTGATGTTCATGGAATATGCGCGCAACGCTGTCCGCATGGCCGCACTGATGAAACAACAAAGTATTTTCGTGTATACCCACGATTCAATAGGTCTTGGTGAAGACGGGCCAACCCATCAACCGGTGGAGCAAATTGCAAGCTTACGTATGACACCAAACATGAGCACGTGGCGCCCATGTGACCAAGTTGAGTCAGCAGTTGCTTGGAAGTACGCATTAATGCGCAAGAATGGGCCGACGTCGTTGATTTTCAGCCGTCAGAATTTGGCTCAACAGCAGCGTGATAAAGACCAGCTTAACAATATCGAGCGTGGCGGTTATGTTTTATTTGATTGTGAACACACGCCTGAGTTGATTCTGATTGCCACAGGTTCTGAAGTTGCACTCGCCGTAAGCGCAGCGAAAACGTTGCAAGCATCAGGGCATCAGGTACGTGTTGTTTCAATGCCGGCAACGGATGTGTTTGAGCAGCAAGATGCTAACTATCGTGAACAAGTGTTACCAAGTTCTGTTGTGAAGCGGATAGCGGTTGAAGCGGGTATTGCCGATTACTGGTACAAATATGTCGGCTTGAATGGTCGTATTATCGGTATGACAAGCTTTGGCGAATCAGCACCAGCCGGCGACTTGTTCAAGCATTTTGGTTTCACAACTGAGAACGTTGTTGCGGCAGCGAAGGAACTATTAAGCGCATGGGTGTAA
- the metK gene encoding methionine adenosyltransferase, giving the protein MAQHLFTSESVSEGHPDKIADQISDAVLDAILTQDPRARVACETYVKTGMVLVGGEINTNAWVDIEEITRNTVRDIGYVHSDMGFDADSCAVLNAIGKQSPDINQGVDRGSLEEQGAGDQGLMFGYASNETDVLMPAPITYAHRLVQRQAEVRKNGTLPWLRPDAKSQLTFIYEDGRPVGIDAVVLSTQHHQDISQKDLREAVIETIIKPVLPEEWFPKSQERIFINPTGKFVIGGPMGDCGLTGRKIIVDTYGGMARHGGGAFSGKDPSKVDRSAAYAARYVAKNLVAAGLAERLEIQVSYAIGVAEPTSISIETFGTSAHSEEKLIALVRKHFDLRPYGLIQMLDLERPIYQPTAAYGHFGRDEFPWEKTDKVEALRADI; this is encoded by the coding sequence ATGGCACAGCATTTATTCACTTCTGAATCAGTATCAGAGGGTCATCCAGACAAAATTGCCGACCAAATTTCTGACGCGGTACTTGATGCGATACTTACCCAAGACCCACGCGCACGTGTTGCCTGTGAGACCTATGTGAAAACTGGCATGGTACTTGTTGGTGGTGAAATCAATACCAACGCTTGGGTCGATATTGAAGAAATCACGCGTAACACGGTTCGGGACATTGGCTATGTGCACTCGGACATGGGCTTTGATGCGGACTCGTGTGCGGTACTCAATGCCATTGGTAAGCAATCACCAGATATTAACCAAGGGGTTGATCGTGGCTCGTTAGAAGAGCAAGGTGCTGGCGACCAAGGTTTGATGTTTGGCTATGCCTCGAATGAAACAGACGTGCTGATGCCAGCACCAATCACTTACGCACATCGTTTAGTGCAGCGCCAAGCAGAAGTTCGCAAAAATGGGACATTGCCGTGGTTGCGCCCTGATGCGAAATCTCAGTTAACCTTTATTTATGAAGATGGCCGTCCGGTGGGAATCGATGCGGTCGTGTTATCTACGCAACATCATCAAGATATCAGCCAAAAGGATCTCCGCGAAGCGGTGATTGAAACGATTATCAAACCAGTATTACCTGAAGAGTGGTTCCCGAAAAGCCAAGAGCGTATCTTTATCAACCCAACTGGCAAGTTTGTCATCGGCGGGCCAATGGGCGATTGTGGTTTAACCGGTCGTAAAATTATCGTTGATACGTACGGTGGTATGGCACGTCATGGTGGTGGTGCATTCTCTGGTAAAGATCCGTCAAAAGTGGATCGCAGTGCCGCTTATGCTGCACGTTATGTGGCGAAAAATTTAGTCGCAGCAGGTTTAGCTGAACGCCTTGAAATTCAAGTATCGTATGCCATTGGTGTTGCAGAGCCGACCTCAATTAGCATTGAAACGTTCGGAACCAGTGCGCACAGCGAAGAAAAATTGATTGCTTTAGTACGTAAGCATTTTGACCTGCGCCCATACGGTTTAATTCAAATGCTCGACCTCGAACGCCCAATTTATCAGCCAACCGCGGCTTATGGCCACTTCGGTCGTGATGAGTTCCCGTGGGAAAAAACGGATAAGGTTGAAGCGCTCCGAGCTGATATCTAA